The Impatiens glandulifera chromosome 8, dImpGla2.1, whole genome shotgun sequence genome includes a window with the following:
- the LOC124911684 gene encoding probable polygalacturonase At3g15720 gives MDTKDLHNIIIVLSCILMLKSRLTTQTTFDVTTFGAVGNGHSDDTQAFVQAWNKVCNDKGNNPTMAVPANKRFFVRPTRFMGPCSSSSITVQIKGQIIAPNMNQFNTKTMWIVFSSVNGLVLTGTGGFSGSATFNDWWRPGLGENRPAALRILGCTNVIIKGLTFVQPPRAHIAITSCTTVTITNIQITAPQNSENTDGIDISGSSNINIQQSNIQTGDDCVAINGGCSNINITNVNCGPGHGISVGSLGRDAGIFERVENIHVKNCTFTRTQNAARIKTVNEGNGFARMISYENIVLVDVQNPIIIKQNYCVKQNCPSQPSKVKVRDVSFRGFRGTTVSDVAINLKCSASTPCENIKLEGINIRSSYKKLLSASCSNAYGTSNPSNVPTCSCLKQKLSF, from the exons ATGGATACAAAG GATCTTCACAATATCATAATTGTGTTATCATGCATACTGATGTTAAAAAGTCGTTTAACTACACAAACAACATTTGATGTGACAACATTCGGAGCTGTAGGGAACGGACATTCGGACGATACACAG GCGTTCGTTCAAGCATGGAATAAAGTGTGTAATGATAAAGGAAATAACCCAACAATGGCTGTACCTGCCAATAAGAGATTCTTTGTGAGGCCAACCAGATTTATGGGTCCATGTTCATCTTCTTCCATCACAGTTCAa ATTAAGGGTCAAATCATCGCACcaaatatgaatcaattcaATACTAAGACCATGTGGATAGTTTTCTCGAGTGTCAATGGGCTTGTCCTTACTGGAACCGGTGGATTCAGTGGTTCGGCAACTTTCAATGACTGGTGGAGACCAGGACTAGGCGAAAATAGGCCAGCG GCACTAAGGATACTTGGATGCACAAACGTAATTATCAAAGGTCTAACCTTCGTTCAACCACCGAGAGCCCACATCGCCATAACAAGTTGCACGACCGTTACAATCACAAACATTCAAATAACTGCGCCTCAAAACAGTGAAAATACTGACGGTATAGACATTTCTGGCTCTAGTAACATCAATATTCAACAAAGCAACATACAAACCG GAGACGATTGTGTTGCTATCAATGGTGGCTGCTCGAACATCAATATCACAAATGTTAATTGCGGCCCAGGCCATGGAATAAG TGTTGGAAGCTTAGGAAGAGATGCAGGGATTTTCGAAAGAGTTGAAAATATACATGTGAAAAATTGCACTTTCACGAGAACACAAAATGCTGCCAGAATAAAAACCGTGAAT GAAGGAAATGGATTTGCTAGAATGATCTCATACGAGAATATTGTGTTGGTCGACGTCCAAAATCCTATTATCATTAAGCAAAACTATTGTGTGAAACAAAATTGTCCATCCCAA CCGTCAAAAGTAAAAGTAAGGGACGTTTCCTTCAGAGGATTCAGAGGAACAACAGTGTCAGATGTGGCAATAAATCTTAAATGCAGTGCTTCGACACCATGTGAGAACATTAAATTAGAGGGCATTAACATTAGGTCTTCTTATAAGAAGCTTCTAAGCGCGAGTTGCTCCAATGCCTATGGAACATCGAATCCTTCAAATGTTCCCACATGTTCttgtttaaaacaaaagttgtctttttaa